The DNA sequence GTGTTGGCGATGAGTCCTCCGGTGTGGTGGAAAGACACCCCACCGGTGGCGACCTGCCCCGGGGCGCAGCGGACGATGTACTCCGCCGTCCACTCGACAACCTTGTCCGGCGTCATCGACCAGCCGCCGCTGTCCAGTTTCGTCACTCTGGGGTCGACGACGGCGGGATTGGTGACCGAGGTCATCCCCTTACCTGGAACGCTCAGAGTCACCGAATCGGGTACGTACTCAAGGCACGTCGGGTGGTGATCTTCATATGCATAAGCGGAGCCCGACGTTTGGACGTATACCGAGATGGGGGCGATTCCGGCGACCACTCGCCCCTGCAGGCGGTTCGTGATCGTGATCGACTCGCCGTAGCTGGGGGTGCTGTCGCTGACAGTCCTGGTATAGACCAGATCCTGTTTATTGAACGGCCCGTCCTGGGATCGGGCGGAATCGGTCGCGCTGACCGACTCCGCCCCCGCGGCGCCCACCCCGATAGTCGTTGCGAACGAGGCCGCCAACGCCCCCGCTCCCACGCCGGCCACGAGCCGGCGCGTGAAAGTACTGCTCATTCGGATCCTCCATGACGGATACGCCCAACGTGCCGTGGGCGACGCGACTGCATCCGGTCGTCCGTCATGAACGTTCGACCGAGTGATTGTCGACACAATAGCTAACGCGATCGTGGGTTTCAAGCGATTGGTCAGGTGCGGCTCCGTGGCGGTCGCGGTCGCCCCCGGCCGCGCACCCGTGCGGGCACGTCGGGCAGACTGTGGGTTTGTGCGTTCGCAGGGCGCGCGGCGCGCGCCGCGGTCGACAGCCGGGCGCAGCACCGCAGCACAGTCGGAAGGGAACACTCCACGATGCGCGCACTCGTCACCGGCGGGGCCGGCTTCATCGGCTCCACCCTGGTCGACAGGCTCCTCGACGACGGGCACGAGGTCACCGTCGTCGACAACCTCAGTCGCGGCCGGGCGGGCAACCTGGGCCGGGCCCGTGAGAACGAGAACTACAAGTTCGTGCACGGAGACCTCGTCACGGCGGACCTGGGCGAGATCGTCGCCGAGCGCCGGCCGGAGGTGATCTTCCACCTTGCCGCGCAGATCGACGTGCGGCAGAGTGTGCAGAACCCGGCCGCGGACGCCTCCGTCAATGTGCTGGGCACGGTGCGGCTCGCCGAGGCCGCGCGCCGGGCCGACGTACGCAAGATCGTCTTCACCTCGTCGGGCGGCTCCATCTACGGTTCGCCGGAGACGTTCCCCGTCACTGAGTCGATGCCGGTGGATCCGCAGTCGCCCTATGCGGCCGGAAAGGTCTCCGGCGAGATCTACCTCAACACCTTCCGGAATCTCTACGGGCTGGACTGCACGCACATCGCGCCCGCCAACGTCTACGGCCCACGCCAGGATCCGCACGGCGAGGCCGGGGTGGTGGCGATCTTCTCGCAGGCGCTTCTGCACGGCAGCGAGACGAAGATCTTCGGCGACGGCGGGAATACCCGCGACTACGTCTTCGTCGACGACGTGGTCGAGGCGTTCGTGCTGGCATCAGGCACCGACGGCGGCGGGCAGCGTTTCAATATCGGCACCGGTACCGAAACCTCGGACCGCGAACTGCACGGCATGGTGGCCCGCGCCGCGGACGCCCCGGACGCCCCCGCACTGCTGGCGGCCCGCCTCGGCGACGTCCGGCGGTCCGTGCTCGACCCGACGTTGGCCGGCCGGGTGCTCGGCTGGCAGCCGAAGGTCGACATCGAAGAGGGCATCCGGCGGACCGTCGAGTACTTCCGCAGCTGAGATGGCCGCATCGGCAGCGCGCATCCTGGTCACGGGCGGGGCCGGGTTCATCGGCTCGGGATTCGTGCACTACACGGCGCGCACCCGCCCGGACGTGCAGATCATCGTGCTGGACAAGCTCACCTACGCGGGCAGTCGTGAGTCGCTCGAAGGGACGGGCGCGCGCCTGGTCGTCGGCGACGTGGCCGACGAGGAGACCGTCGATTCCCTGATCGGCGAGCTCGACCCGGCCGCCGACGCGGTGGTGCACTTCGCCGCCGAGTCGCACAACGACAACTCGCTGGACGACCCGTCGCCGTTCGTGCACACGAACCTCGTCGGCACCTTCACACTGCTGGAGGCGGTGCGCCGCCGCGGCGTGCGGCTGCATCACGTCTCCACCGACGAGGTCTACGGCGACCTGCGGCTGGACGACCCGGCCCGATTCACCGAGCGCACCGCCTACAACCCGTCCAGCCCGTACTCTGCGTCCAAGGCGGGCTCGGACATGCTGGTACGGGCGTGGGTGCGCTCGTTCGGGATCGCCGCGACGCTGTCCAACTGCTCCAACAACTATGGGCCGCGCCAGCACATCGAGAAGTTCATCCCCCGTCAGATCACGAACGTCCTCACCGGCCGCCGCCCCAAGTTGTACGGTGCGGGCCGCAACGTGCGCGACTGGATCCACGTCGACGACCACAATGCCGCGGTGTGGCGGATCCTGGAGGCCGGCGAGAACGGCCGCACCTACCTGATCGGCGCAGACGGCGAGCGGTCCAACCTGCAAGTGCTCCAGTCGATCTTGCGCCTCATGGGCCGCGCACCCGACGAGTTCGATCACGTCTCCGACCGGCCCGGGCACGACCTGCGCTACGCCATCGACGCCGGCCCGTTGCGGCGCGAGCTGGGGTGGCGGCCGCACTATGCCGATATGGAGGCGGGCCTGGCGGACACTGTCGACTGGTACCGCGACAACCGCAGCTGGTGGGCCGGCGCGAAGGACGTCGTCGAGGACCGTTACGACACGCTGGGGTGGGGGTAGCGGTGCCGGGCATGACATTCGATGCGCTCGCCGTTCCCGGCGCCTGGGTGTTCACCCCGCGTCAGCACCACGACGAGCGCGGGGTGTTCCTGGAGGCGTTCACCGCGGACGCGCTGCACGAGGCAACGGGCCGCACGCTGGCGCTCGAGCAGACGAACTGTTCGGTCTCGCGCGCCGGGGTGCTGCGCGGCATCCACTTCTCCGATGTCCCGCCGGGCCAGGCCAAGTACATCTCCTGCGTGCGCGGCGCGATCATGGACGTGGTGGTGGACGTGCGGGCGGGATCGCCGACCTTCGGCGTCGTCGACGCGGTGCGCCTCGACGACGCGGAACGGCGGGCGGTCTTCGTCTCCGAAGGGCTGGGGCACGGGTTCGTCGCACTCACCGACGATGCGACGGTGATGTACCAGTGCTCCACCGGTTACGCGCCGGGCCGCGAGCACGGCGTGCACCCGCTGAGCGTGGACGTCGACTGGGGGGCGGACCGCGACGCCCTCGTGCTCTCGGCGAAGGACTCCGCCGCGCCGACGCTGAGCGAAGCCGCCGAGCAGGGGATTCTGCCGCGCTACGATGCCGTGATGGAGTGGATCGCGCTGCAGGAGGCCCGGGTGTGAAGGGGATCATCCTCGCGGGCGGCTCCGGAACACGCCTGCATCCCATCACCCGCGGTGTCAGCAAACAACTGGTGCCGGTGTACGACAAGCCGATGGTCTACTACCCGCTCAGCACCCTCATGCTCGCGGGAATCCGCGACATCCTCGTCATCACCACTCCGGAGGACCGCGGGCTGTTCGAGCGGCTCCTCGGCGACGGGGAGCAGTTCGGCGTCTCGCTCACCTACCGTGTGCAGGACCGCCCCGAGGGGTTAGCCCAGGCGTTCGTGCTGGGCGCGGAGCACATCGGATCGGATACGGTGGCGCTCATCCTGGGCGACAACATCTTTTACGGCCCGGGTCTGGGCACGCAGCTGCGGCGGTTCAACCGCATCGACGGCGGCGCGGTGTTCGCCTACCGGGTGGCCGACCCGTCCGCCTACGGCGTCGTCGAATTCTCCGACGACGGCCGCGCGTTGTCGCTCGAGGAGAAGCCGACGGCGCCGCGGTCGCACTACGCGGTGCCGGGGCTGTACTTCTTCGACAACGACGTGGTGGAGATCGCCCGAGGCCTGTCGCCCTCGGCTCGGGGGGAGTACGAGATCACCGACATCAACCGTGCCTACCTGGAGGCGGGCCGGCTGCACGTGGAGGTGCTACCGCGTGGCACCGCCTGGCTGGACACCGGCACGTTCGACTCGCTGCTGGAGGCCGGCAACTTCGTGCGCACCATCGAGCAGCGCCAGGGCCTCAAGATCGGGGCCCCCGAGGAGGTCGCATGGCGCCAGGGGTACATCGGCGATGCGCAACTCGACGGGCTCGCTCGCGCCCAGGTGAAGTCAGGGTATGGGAAGTACCTTCTCGAGATGCTCGCCCGAGGGAAATAGGCGGGAAGCCGCGGTCGCGTCCGGCCGCTGAACGGTCCCCATCGTATTTGCGTCGCGCATTCTGTGTGTAGCCTTACCTCATGTTCCGTGTTCGTGGTGTGACCCGCGTCTTCCCGTCGCGGCCGGCGCCGGTGCACGCACTCCGCGGGGTCGATCTGGATGTGCGCAGGGGCGAGCTCACGGCGGTACTCGGCGCGTCGGGTTGCGGCAAGACCACCCTGCTGCGTGCGCTCGCGGGTTTCGACCGTCCCGACGCGGGCACCATCCACTTGGGCGACACGCTCGTCGCCGGCCCGGGCGCCTTCGTGCGACCCGAACACCGGAACGTGGGGATCGTGGCGCAGGAGGGGGCGCTGTTCCCGCACCTCAGCGTCGCCCAGAACGTCGTCTACGGCCTGCCCGACGGTCTTCTGTCGGCTTTCAACTTTGTCGCACGCCGCCGCCGGCGGGCGCGCGTCGACGAGATGCTCGAGCTCGTCGGTCTTCCCGGCTACGGCGATCGCCGGCCGGACGAGCTCTCCGGTGGCCAGCAGCAGCGCGTCGCATTGGCGCGCGCGCTGGCCCCCGCTCCCTCGGTGATCCTGCTGGACGAGCCGTTCTCCGCGCTCGATGCGGCGCTGCGCGTGGAGCTGCGCGAGGAGGTCCGTGACCTGCTGCGCGACGTGCAGGCCACCGCCGTGCTCGTCACGCACGACCAGTCCGAGGCGCTCTCCCTCGCCGACCACGTGGCATTGATGCGCGACGGACGAGTGGTGCAGGCCGGAAGCCCCGCGGACGTGTATGCGCGGCCGGTCGACCCCGCCGCGGCGGCTTTTCTCGGCGAGTCGGTCGAGATCCCGTGCCGCGTGCACGGGGGGGACGGCGACCTGGTGGAGGTCGATTGCCCGCTGGGCCGCCTGCGGGTGAAGCCCTCGGCGCTGTTCGACGGGCAGGGCGCCGGCGCCTCCGCCGATCGGACGATGGTGTTGCGCCCCGAGCAGCTGGCGATAGCGGACGACGGCACGCCCGCCACGGTGTGCGCGACGAGCTTCTTCGGGCATGACGGCCTGGTACGGCTGCGCGTGGACGACGGGACCCCGCTGCTGGTGCGACTCGACGGCAGGGACATACCTCCGGTGGGATCCGCCGTCCACGTGCGCGCGATCACCGGCGCGGCAGAGTCCGGTGGCCGCGTGCGCGCCGCGCCACCGCTGTTCGCGGAGCGGACCCGCTCGTCGGCGTGAACCCGCCGCACTCGCCGCGGGGGCTGAGGAACCCGCACCTCTGATCGGCCGTGTGTGACGGCCCGGAGGGAAAGCCTTGATCCACAACCGAAGAAAGAGGCACAAAGGCATGTCCATCTCCATCAAGCACCGCCGGTCGGTGCGTCTGCTGGCCGCCGCCGCTGCGGCGACCGCCGTTCTGGGCCTGGCCTCCTGCTCGAGCGGTGGCGACGGTGCCGTCGGGGGCGACTCCGCGAACGACGCGGATGCGCCCAATGCCACTCTCACCCTGTATTCCGGTCAACACGAGGAGCTTGCGAAGGCCCTGGCCGCCGGCTTCGAGAAGGACACCGGCATCAAGATCGACGTGCGGGCGGGCAAGGACGCGGAGATGGTCAACCAGATCATCGAGGAGGGTGACAAGTCGAAGGCCGACCTCATCATCACCGAGGAGCCGGGTCCCATCGCCGAGTTGGACAGCAAGGGCCTGCTCGAACCGGTGACCAAGGAGGCGTTGGCGGAGCCGGACCAGCGGTTCGTCCCTTCGACCGGCGACTGGCTGCCCTGGGCGGCGCGGTCGCGCGTGTACTTCTACGACCCGGCGCTGATCTCCGAGGACCAGCTGCCGGACAGCATCCTCGACCTTGAGAACCCCGAGTGGAAGGGCAGGTTCGCCTATGCGCCGTCGGGTGCGTTCGTCTCGACGACCACGTACCTGATCAACACGATCGGCAAGGACCGCACCCTCGAGTGGCTCAAGGCCATCAAGGAGAACGGGGTCAACGAGCGGTCCAACGGGAAGGTGCGCGACAGCGTCGAAGCGGGGCAGCACGAGTTCGGGCTGTCCAACCACTACTACTGGTACATCCTGGCCAAGCAGAAGGGCGGCGAGCAGAACCTCACCTCGCGCGTGCACTTCCTCAACAACGATGACGCGGGTGCGTTGATGCTCGCGTCGGGGGCCGGGGTGCTCAAGTCGAGTGCGCACAAGGAGGAGGGGCAGCGCTTCCTCACGTGGCTGGCGTCCGCGGACGGCGGACAGAAGATCGTGGCCGAGGACAGTCCGCAGTTCCCGCTCGCCGCGGGCGTCACCAGCAGCTACGGGCTGCCGTCGATCGATTCGCTGACGTTCCCGGAGTTCGATCAGGGGTCGCTCGAGGACGTCGGCGCGGCCAAGGATCTGCTCAAGCAGGCCGGCATCGTCTGACCCGCATCGGTGGCAAGAATCGTGATTCCCTGTGAGTGAAGACCTGCTGGCCGCCCCGGCCCCGGGCGGACCACCGCAGCCGGGGGCGGCCGTACCCGGTCGGCGGCCGAGGCGCACCCGCGGGATCCGGCCGCGCACCACCCGTCCGCCCCGGACATTGGTGATCCCCGGTCTGCTGATCGCGGCGGCCGCCCTGGCTCCTGCGGCGTACTTGCTGCTGCGTGCCGGTTTCAGCTTCTCGCTGCTGTGGGACGAGTTGGACTCGCCCAGCACGCTTCCGCTGCTGTGGAACACCGTCAAGCTGCTCGTGCTCGTGTGCCTGTGCACCGCAGTGCTCGGTGTGGGGCTGGCGGTGCTCATCGCGCGGACCTCGTTGCCGATGCCACGGGCGTGGACCGTGGTGCTCACACTGCCGTTGGGGGTGCCCACCTTTGTCGGCTCCTACGCATGGGTGGCCTTCAGCTACGAGTACTTTCCGCAGTCGCGGCTGATCTTCGGACTCGGCGGGGCGGTCGCCGTGCTGTCGCTGACCTTGTTCCCGTACGTGTTCCTGCCGGTGCTCACGGCGCTGCGCCGACTCGACCCGGCCCAGGAGGAGGCGGCGCGCGCGCTGGGCCACGGACCCGTACCGGTGTTTTTGCGCGTGACTTTGCCGCAGCTGCGCCCCGCGGTCGCGACGGGACTGCTCATCGTCGGGCTGCACATGCTCGCCGAGTTCGGCGCGGTGCAGATGCTCGGCTACTCCACGCTCACCACCGCGATCGTCCAAAGGGCGACGGTGCTGGGCATGCCCGAGTCCGCGCGCGCCCTCGCCGTCGTCCTCGCCGGCGGCGCCATCGTGCTGCTGTTCCTCGACCGTCTGTTGCGCGGCCGGGCACGGCCGGTGCACACCGGCCAGGGCACACCGCGGCCGCCGAGGCGCTGGCGGCTCGGGTGGTCCACCCCGCTGTGGCTGCTGCTGTGCCTCGCGGTCGCGGCCGCCGCGTTGGCGATCCCGCTGTGGGTCACGGTGTCCGGGTTGCTGCGGCATCTGGGCGGGGACGCCGGGGCGGTGGACTGGCAGCTGCTGCGCGACGCCACCGCCAACACCGCGCAGTGGGCGGGTGCGGCGGCGGTCGTGGCGACGGTGTGTGCGCTGCCTGTCTCGCTGCTGGCCGTGCGCTATCCGGGCAGGATCTCCGGCGCCATCGAGCGCTCCACGTGGGTGGCGCACGCTCTGCCGGGCGTGATCATGGCGCTGTCGTTGGTCTACATCTCGGTGCGCTGGCTGTACCCGCTCTATCAGACCTCGACTCTGCTGGTGATCGGCTACGTGGTGA is a window from the Tomitella gaofuii genome containing:
- a CDS encoding ABC transporter permease is translated as MIPGLLIAAAALAPAAYLLLRAGFSFSLLWDELDSPSTLPLLWNTVKLLVLVCLCTAVLGVGLAVLIARTSLPMPRAWTVVLTLPLGVPTFVGSYAWVAFSYEYFPQSRLIFGLGGAVAVLSLTLFPYVFLPVLTALRRLDPAQEEAARALGHGPVPVFLRVTLPQLRPAVATGLLIVGLHMLAEFGAVQMLGYSTLTTAIVQRATVLGMPESARALAVVLAGGAIVLLFLDRLLRGRARPVHTGQGTPRPPRRWRLGWSTPLWLLLCLAVAAAALAIPLWVTVSGLLRHLGGDAGAVDWQLLRDATANTAQWAGAAAVVATVCALPVSLLAVRYPGRISGAIERSTWVAHALPGVIMALSLVYISVRWLYPLYQTSTLLVIGYVVMFLPLAVGSQQVGVAQASTRLDEMSRSLGKGPLATFGRVTVPLSLPAIGVGALLVALDAGKELTTTLLLQPTGEKSLATALWSTTNGEVLDFTAAAPYGLVLLLIGAVPAVLLARSTLRA
- a CDS encoding extracellular solute-binding protein, with protein sequence MSISIKHRRSVRLLAAAAAATAVLGLASCSSGGDGAVGGDSANDADAPNATLTLYSGQHEELAKALAAGFEKDTGIKIDVRAGKDAEMVNQIIEEGDKSKADLIITEEPGPIAELDSKGLLEPVTKEALAEPDQRFVPSTGDWLPWAARSRVYFYDPALISEDQLPDSILDLENPEWKGRFAYAPSGAFVSTTTYLINTIGKDRTLEWLKAIKENGVNERSNGKVRDSVEAGQHEFGLSNHYYWYILAKQKGGEQNLTSRVHFLNNDDAGALMLASGAGVLKSSAHKEEGQRFLTWLASADGGQKIVAEDSPQFPLAAGVTSSYGLPSIDSLTFPEFDQGSLEDVGAAKDLLKQAGIV
- the rfbA gene encoding glucose-1-phosphate thymidylyltransferase RfbA, with product MKGIILAGGSGTRLHPITRGVSKQLVPVYDKPMVYYPLSTLMLAGIRDILVITTPEDRGLFERLLGDGEQFGVSLTYRVQDRPEGLAQAFVLGAEHIGSDTVALILGDNIFYGPGLGTQLRRFNRIDGGAVFAYRVADPSAYGVVEFSDDGRALSLEEKPTAPRSHYAVPGLYFFDNDVVEIARGLSPSARGEYEITDINRAYLEAGRLHVEVLPRGTAWLDTGTFDSLLEAGNFVRTIEQRQGLKIGAPEEVAWRQGYIGDAQLDGLARAQVKSGYGKYLLEMLARGK
- the rfbB gene encoding dTDP-glucose 4,6-dehydratase: MAASAARILVTGGAGFIGSGFVHYTARTRPDVQIIVLDKLTYAGSRESLEGTGARLVVGDVADEETVDSLIGELDPAADAVVHFAAESHNDNSLDDPSPFVHTNLVGTFTLLEAVRRRGVRLHHVSTDEVYGDLRLDDPARFTERTAYNPSSPYSASKAGSDMLVRAWVRSFGIAATLSNCSNNYGPRQHIEKFIPRQITNVLTGRRPKLYGAGRNVRDWIHVDDHNAAVWRILEAGENGRTYLIGADGERSNLQVLQSILRLMGRAPDEFDHVSDRPGHDLRYAIDAGPLRRELGWRPHYADMEAGLADTVDWYRDNRSWWAGAKDVVEDRYDTLGWG
- a CDS encoding dTDP-4-dehydrorhamnose 3,5-epimerase family protein, with translation MTFDALAVPGAWVFTPRQHHDERGVFLEAFTADALHEATGRTLALEQTNCSVSRAGVLRGIHFSDVPPGQAKYISCVRGAIMDVVVDVRAGSPTFGVVDAVRLDDAERRAVFVSEGLGHGFVALTDDATVMYQCSTGYAPGREHGVHPLSVDVDWGADRDALVLSAKDSAAPTLSEAAEQGILPRYDAVMEWIALQEARV
- a CDS encoding GDP-mannose 4,6-dehydratase; the protein is MRALVTGGAGFIGSTLVDRLLDDGHEVTVVDNLSRGRAGNLGRARENENYKFVHGDLVTADLGEIVAERRPEVIFHLAAQIDVRQSVQNPAADASVNVLGTVRLAEAARRADVRKIVFTSSGGSIYGSPETFPVTESMPVDPQSPYAAGKVSGEIYLNTFRNLYGLDCTHIAPANVYGPRQDPHGEAGVVAIFSQALLHGSETKIFGDGGNTRDYVFVDDVVEAFVLASGTDGGGQRFNIGTGTETSDRELHGMVARAADAPDAPALLAARLGDVRRSVLDPTLAGRVLGWQPKVDIEEGIRRTVEYFRS
- a CDS encoding ABC transporter ATP-binding protein — encoded protein: MFRVRGVTRVFPSRPAPVHALRGVDLDVRRGELTAVLGASGCGKTTLLRALAGFDRPDAGTIHLGDTLVAGPGAFVRPEHRNVGIVAQEGALFPHLSVAQNVVYGLPDGLLSAFNFVARRRRRARVDEMLELVGLPGYGDRRPDELSGGQQQRVALARALAPAPSVILLDEPFSALDAALRVELREEVRDLLRDVQATAVLVTHDQSEALSLADHVALMRDGRVVQAGSPADVYARPVDPAAAAFLGESVEIPCRVHGGDGDLVEVDCPLGRLRVKPSALFDGQGAGASADRTMVLRPEQLAIADDGTPATVCATSFFGHDGLVRLRVDDGTPLLVRLDGRDIPPVGSAVHVRAITGAAESGGRVRAAPPLFAERTRSSA